TGGCCAGAAGGGCTTTGACGGCACCAGTACAAACGATATTCTGGGCAAGGTGGGCATAGCGCGGGGGACGCTGTATTACCACTTCAAGTCCAAGGAAGATATTATGGATGCGCTGATTGAGCGGACGAATGCCGGGATGCTGGAAGCAGCGAAGCAGATTGCAGGAGATCGGAGCATTCCGGTCATCGACCGGATGCTGCGGGTGGTGATGGCGCTGAATATCAGCAACGGGGGAGGCAGCGGCAGCAGCGAGATTATGGAGCATATTCACCAGCCGCAGAATGCGCTGATGCACCAGAAGGTGCAGAAGGCGGTCATTGCCGGTGTTCCGCCCATTTTGGCGCCGATCATCAGTGAAGGGATAGAACAGGGACTGTTCAATACAGAGTATCCCTATGAATGCATGGAGATGGTGGTGGTGTATGCCACTACGATTTTTGATAATGACATGATAGAGATGACGGAAGAGATGCGCATGTCCCGTATCCTGGCGTTCATTGCCAACGTGGAGCGGCTGCTCGGTGCGAAGAGCGGAAGCCTGATGAGTGTAATGCAGATGTTCGGCAGCGCGGGCGAAGCAGGGCAGGGAGCTGGCCATGAATAAAGCAGGCAGCAGCTTCGGGAAATTTCTCTTCTTATGGTCGGGGCAATTCATCTCGGCGATCGGCAGCGGGCTGACCTCGTTCGGTCTGGGGATATACGTCCTGCAGATGACCGGACAGACCTCCGCCATGGCGCTGGTGACGCTGCTGGCCTTCATGCCTTCGCTGCTGCTCAGTCCGGTGGCCGGCGTGCTTGCTGACCGCTATGACCGCAGACTGCTGATGGTGCTGGGCGACAGCCTGTCAGCGACCGGCCTGATCTACATTCTGATCTGTATGCTGAACGGAGGCGCACAGCTATGGCAGATCTGCATCGGAGTGACCGTCAGCTCGGTGTTCTCCTCGCTGCTTGATCCGGCCTACAAGGCGACGATTACCGATATGCTCACCGAGGAGCAGTACACGAAGGCCAGCGGGTTCGTCCAGATTGCAGGCTCCGCCAAATATCTGATCTCTCCCCTCATCGCCGGTCTGCTGCTGGCGGTAGCGGATGTGGAGCTGCTGCTGATCATCGATATCTGTACCTTTTTCGTGACAATGCCTGCCACACTTGTGGTGCGCAGCGGGCTTGTCTCCAAGAAATCAGAACAGCCCCAGGCCTTCATTCAGGAATTCAAAGAGGGCTGGAAGGCGGTCTCCGGCAGACGGGGCGTGCTTATCCTGGTCATCATGACCTCGGTCATGACCTTCTTCATCGGCTTCATCGAGACATTAGCTATGCCGATGATTCTGGCTTTCTCGAACAGCACGGTTCTGGGGACACTGGAGACAGTGATGGCTTCGGGGATGCTCGTATCCAGTGCAATTATTGGAGCGCTGTCCATCCGCAGAAATTTCGTCCGGATGCTGGCCGTGTCGCTGTTCTGCTCAGGCCTCAGCATTGCCGCCTTCGGACTGCGTGAGAATGTGATACTGATCGGGCTGTCGGGCTTTTTGTTTTTTGCGATGCTGCCTTTCACGAATACTGCCCTGGATTATCTTGTCCGCACCAACATCGACAATTCCGTTCAGGGAAGAGCCTGGTCTCTGATCGGGCTGCTCTCCCAGTTTGGATTCGTTGCAGCATATATGCTGGCCGGGGTGCTGGCAGACTATGTATTTACTCCTCTGCTGGTGCAGGGCGGGGTGCTGGCGGACAGTGTCGGACGAATTATCGGCACAGGCAGCGGCCGCGGAATGGGCCTGCTCATCATTATTGCCGGACTGCTGCTGAGTGCCGCTTCAATCATTATTTCGCGCTTGAAATCAATTCATAGTCTAGAGAACAGGGGTGGCCCATGTATTACCGAATAATACGTAACGATATCCGCAACAGCAAAGCTTCTACATTGACTACCATGATCTTCGTCGCCGCTGCCGCGATGCTGGTCTCCCTGTCGGCGATTCTGATCGTCAATCTGACCGGAGCGATTGATACGCTGATGACGCGCGCCAAGACGCCGCATTTCGTGCAGATGCATTCCGGTGAGCTGGACCGGGAACGGCTGAAGGCTTTTGCGGAGCAGAATGATAAGGTTTCGGCTTGGCAGATCCTCGAATTCCTCAATGTGGAGGGGGCACGGATTGCGATTGACGGCCGCCCGCTCACGGACAGTGTTCAGGATAACGGCTTCAGTATGCAGAGTGCACAGTTCGATTATCTGCTTGATCTGGACGGGAAGGTAATCACGGTGCGGGACGGGGAGATTTATGTTCCGGTCAGCTACCTGAAGGATGGTTCTGCGAAGGTGGGCAGCATCGTCCAGGTGGAGGGCACCAGTCTGACGGTAGCGGGGTTCCTGCGGGATTCCCAGATGAATTCCTTGCTTGCCTCATCCAAAAGATTCCTCGTCAGCCCGCACGATTATGTAGCCATCCTACCCTTCGGCAGCACGGAATACCTCATTGAGTTCCGGCTTAAGGACCTGTCCACACTCAGTGCTTTTGAGGCCGATTATACCGCAGCAGGTCTTGAAGCCAACGGGCCGGCAATTACCTATACGCTGTTCCGCATCCTGAATGCGATCTCCGACGGGCTGATGATTGGGGTGATTCTGCTGGCAAGCGTGCTGGTTGTGATCATTGCTTTTCTGTGCATCCGCTTCACTCTGTTGGCCACGATGGAGAGCGATTACCGCGAGATTGGGGTGATGAAGGCCATTGGCTTAAGGGTCTCTGATCTGCGTAAAATCTACCTGGCCAAATACGCCGCAATCGCAGCGGTAGGCAGTCTGCTTGGCTATGCGCTGTCGTTCGTGTTCCGTGGCCTGCTGCTGGAGAACATCAGGCTGTATATGGGCGAGAGCGGGCATGCGCTGCTGGCCCCGGTCTGCGGAATGATCGGCATCGCGCTCGTCTTCCTGACCATTGTCGCTTATGTGAACCGGGTGCTGAAGCGCTTCCGCAGAATCTCTGCGGTAGAAGCGATCCGCTTCGGCGTATCGCAGGACCGCCCGGCAGGGGCAGGGCGCTGGACGCTGAGCGGGAACCGGCTGCTGAACACGAATGTGCTGCTGGGCATCAAGGATGTCCTCGCCAGAAAGGGACTGTACATAACCCTGCTAGTTGTTCTAATCCTCTCTTCCTTCATTATGATTGTTCCCCAGAATCTCTATAATACAATCTCCTCGCGGAGCTTCATCACCTACATGGGAATCGGAGACAGCGATCTGCGCCTGGACATTCAGCAGACCTCCGGTATTCCGCACAAGGCGGCAGAGATTGCCCGGGCCATGGAGCAGGATGCTGCGGTCACCCGCCAGGCCGTGCTGACTACCCGGGCGCTGAAGGTGAGGCTGGACAATGGGCTGGAGGAACGGATCAAGGTCGAGCTTGGCGATCATTCGGTCTTCCCGGTGGCCTACTCGGAGGGGCGCGGGCCGCAGCATGCGGATGAAATCGCCCTGTCCGCAGTGAATGCCAAGGAGCTGGCTCTGAAGTCCGGCGACACGATGACGCTGGTGGTGGACGGGGAAGCGCGGAAGCTTACGGTATGCGGCATCTACTCGGATGTGACCAATGGCGGCAAAACGGCCAAGGCCGTGTTCACCACGGATTCAGCGGAGGCGATGTGGTCCACGATCTATGCGAAGCTTGCCGATTCGTCTCTGACCGGCAGCAAGGTCAGCGAATATGCAGAACGGTTCAGCTATGCCAAGGTGTCGGATATTCATGAATATGTCAGACAGACCTTCGGCTCGACCATCAGCGCCGCCGGCAAGGCTGCATGGACTGCCATCGCCGTGGTGCTGGTCATTAACATTCTGATTACACTGCTGTTCATGCGGATGCTGGTTGCTAAGGACCGCTATTCAATCGCAGTCCTGAAATCGCTGGGCTTCAGGAATTCAGATCTGACCGCCCAATATTACACGCGTTCTATCGTTATTCTCCTGGCGGGGACCCTGCTAGGCACGCTGCTGGCGAATACACTGGGGCAGAGCCTGGCCGGGGCCGTGATCTCTTCCTTCGGGGCATCAACGTTCAGATTTGTGGTCAATCCGCTGTCGGCATATGTGCTATGCCCGCTAATGATGCTTGGCTCCGTGCTGATTGCCACCATTATCGGCGCTTCGGGCATCGGACGCATCCAAATATCCGGGAATATTAAGGAGTAGATGATAGAGATGAAGACCATCATTACAGGTGACAATATATTGAAAAGATACGGAACCGGGGAGCGGAACGTTCTGGACGGGGTATCTGCCGAGATCAGGGAAGGCGAGTTCGTCTCGGTGATGGGACCTTCCGGCTCAGGCAAGTCTACACTGATGTTCGCCCTGAGCGGAATGGACCGGATTGACGGGGGGCAGGTTACTTTTGAGGGCAAGGATCTGGCTCTGATGAATGACGACGAGCTTGCTGACCTGCGCAGAACCGCCATGGGCTTCGTATTCCAGCAGCCGACGCTGATGAAGAATCTGAACATTCTGGATAATATCATCCTGCCTGCGCTGCGGGATAACCCGCGGGGAGCAGCGGCAATTACGAATAAGGCCAGATGGCTGATGCAGAAGGTAGGCATCGCGGAGCTTGCCAAGCGGGAGATCACTCAGGCTTCGGGCGGGCAGCTGCAGCGGGCGGGCATCTGCCGGGCGCTGATGAACAGCCCGAGAATTATTTTCGGGGATGAGCCGACCGGGGCGCTGAATCAGAAGTCAGCCGAAGAGATTATGGACCTGCTGTCTGCGGTCAATAAGGAAGGAACAGCGGTCATGCTGGTCACGCATGATGTTACTGTTGCGGCCAGAACGGAGCGGATTATGTTCATGTGCGACGGCAGAATCGTCAGCGATCTGTGGCTGCCGAAATACAGCGGCGAAGCGCTGGAAGCCCGCATGAACAAAATCGCGGCAAAGATGCGGGAGATTGGGATTTAATTGAAATGAACGATTCGCCCGGACTGTTCGTATTATAGTTATTTGCTGACACCAATGAAGAGGTGAGAGGAAATGCTGACAATCCGAAATTTTACCAAAAGCTACAAAGGCGGCAAGAAGGCTGTCGATGATTTGAGTCTGAAGGTGGAGCCGGGCGATATCTACGGCTTCATCGGGCATAACGGCGCCGGCAAAACAACCACCCTCCGCGCCGTGGTAGGCGTGCTTGATTTTGAACAGGGGGAAATTGAAATTGACGGCCTCTCGATCAGGAAGGACCCGGTCGCCTGCAAGGCGAAGATGGCTTACATACCGGATAACCCCGATCTGTACGATCATCTTACCGGCATCCAGTATCTGAATTTCATCGGCGATCTGTTTGGGGTATCAAAGGCTGACCGGGAGCGGCTGATCCAGAAATACAGTGATGCCTTTCAGCTCACTCCCCATCTGGGCGATATGATCTCCTCGTATTCCCACGGCATGAAGCAGAAGCTGGCGATTATCTCCGCACTGATTCATGAGCCGAAGCTGTTCGTGCTGGATGAGCCGTTTGTGGGTCTTGATCCGAAGGCTGCGCATACGCTGAAGACGATTATGGCCGAGGTATGCAGCCGGGGCGGGGCCATTTTCTTCTCGACACATGTGCTGGATACGGCGGAGAAGCTCTGCAACAAGATAGCGATTATTAAGGGCGGCCGGCTGATGGCCCACGGCAAGACTGAAGAGGTCAGGGGCGAGAACAGCCTGGAGGACGTATTCATGGAGCTGATTGACAATGATTAACATCTGGCGGTTAACCAGGCTGCAGCTATTGTCCTCCTTCGGCCTCAACAAAGCGCTCCATACCAAAGAACCGGCGGAGAGACGGAAGGCGCTGCTGGTCAGCCTGTCCATGCTCCTCGGATTGCTCCTGGCAGGGGTGCTGTCATTCAGCTACAGCTTCATGATGGCGAAGACGTTCGAAGCGCTGGACCGGATGGACCTGCTGCTGGCGGTGATGATGGCGGCGGCTTCACTGGTCGGATTCTTCACAACCGTCTATAAGGCGGGCGGAGTATTGTTCAGCTTCAAGGACTTCGATATGATCATGTCGCTGCCGGTGAAGACCAGCCATGTGGTGGCCAGCCGGGTGCTCCAGCTCTACGTGATGAACCTGTTCTTTACGCTGCTGATCATGCTTCCAGCGGGTGCAGTGTACGCGATCTATGTGAAGCCGGGCGTGCTGTATTATCTGTTTTTTGTGCTGAGCCTCTTCTTTATCAGCCTGGTGCCGATTATTGCGGCTACGATTGTTGGCGCGCTGATCAGCTTCATATCCTCCCGTTTCAGGGCGAGCAAATTGCTGAGCATTCTTTTTACCTTCGTATTCATTATTGTGCTTATGTCAAGCTCATTCCTTCTGGGTGGCGGTAATCAGCAGCTTGCCGATATAGGGGAAGCCATAGGCGACAGGATCTATAAGCTGTACCCGCTGGCGTCTATATATGTAGATGCTGTCTGCTCGTATAAGGTCAGTGCGCTAATCTTCTTTATTGCCCTGTCCTTGCTGGCCTTCGTGCTCTTCTCTGCCCTGCTGGCTACCCGGTACAAGGCGATTCACACAGGACTTACAACCAGCCGTGCCGGCCGCCGGTACACCATGAAGCCGCTCCAGGCCAACTCGGCCTTCAAAGCCTTGTATCAGAAGGAGCTGCGGCGTTACTTCAGCTCTGTCAACTATGTGCTGAACACAGGCATTGGCATGGTGATGCTGCTGGTGATGTCGGTCTCCCTGTTATTCGTCAGCGCAGAGAAGCTCGGGGCGATCCTGGATATTCCGCAGCTTGCCGAGGTGCTTAATACCCTCAGTCCGCTGGCGGTGTCACTGTTTGTTGTGCTGAGCTGCACTAGTGCAAGCTCGGTCTCGATGGAAGGGAAGCACCTGTGGATCTTAACCAGCTCTCCCGTATCCAAGCCCGCCATCATCCTCAGCAAGGCTGCCGTGAACCTTACGATCACCTTGCCGGTTATTGTAATAAGCGCCGGGCTGCTGATCTATACGCTGCGGGCCGGATGGGTGGAGAGCCTTTTCCTGCTGGCGGTTCCGGTCATCTATGCCTGTTATTCCGCCCTGCTGGGTGTAATCGTGAACCTGAAGCTGCCCAAGCTGGAGTGGACCAGTGAGGTTGCGGTAGTCAAGCAGAGTGCGGCGGTGCTGGTATCGATGCTGCTGGGCGTCGTCAGCCTGGCGGTTCCGTTCCTCCTGCTATTCTTGCTTCCAGATGTAAACGGAAATCTCATACTCCTGGGATACAGCGTGCTTCTGGCGGCGGTCTGCGGCGGAATGTACAGGTATATCCAGATTAGCGGGGAACGGTTGTTTCAGAAGCTATAGCTGCCGCTGATTCCAATAAGTAAGGAAGTGAATTCTATGAACAACATCCGTGCGAAGCTTGAAAATTATGTAAATGATTATTTGCAGCTGTGGGAGATGTACGGCGTGATTCAGGTGATCAGACAGGGTGAGGTGCTGTTCGAGAAGGCATGCGGTTATGCAAGTATAGAATTCGGAGTGCCTAACCGCTTGGATTCACGCTTCTCGCTCGCCTCAATGTCGAAGCAATTCACGGCGTTCGCCGTTATGCTGCTGCATGACAAGGGGCTGCTTCATATCGACCGGCCCGCGCAGCTGTATTTGCCTGATGAGCTGAAGATCGATGAGTCAGTTACGGTGCATCATTTACTGTCGCATACCTCCGGTCTATACAACTTTTATAACTTTGAGAATGATTTCTTTGGCGGTGATTACCGGCTTGACTATTCCCGCACAAGGTTCTTCCGGCAATATATTAACAAGCAGCCCGTCAAGCCGGCGGGAACGGCGTACGATTACAATAACTCCAACTACAATCTGCTGGCCTGGATCATTGAGCATGTATCGGGCGAACCGTTCGGGGAGTTCCTGGAGCATCATCTCTTCCTGCCCCTTGGGATGAACA
This region of Paenibacillus sp. FSL K6-1096 genomic DNA includes:
- a CDS encoding MFS transporter, with amino-acid sequence MNKAGSSFGKFLFLWSGQFISAIGSGLTSFGLGIYVLQMTGQTSAMALVTLLAFMPSLLLSPVAGVLADRYDRRLLMVLGDSLSATGLIYILICMLNGGAQLWQICIGVTVSSVFSSLLDPAYKATITDMLTEEQYTKASGFVQIAGSAKYLISPLIAGLLLAVADVELLLIIDICTFFVTMPATLVVRSGLVSKKSEQPQAFIQEFKEGWKAVSGRRGVLILVIMTSVMTFFIGFIETLAMPMILAFSNSTVLGTLETVMASGMLVSSAIIGALSIRRNFVRMLAVSLFCSGLSIAAFGLRENVILIGLSGFLFFAMLPFTNTALDYLVRTNIDNSVQGRAWSLIGLLSQFGFVAAYMLAGVLADYVFTPLLVQGGVLADSVGRIIGTGSGRGMGLLIIIAGLLLSAASIIISRLKSIHSLENRGGPCITE
- a CDS encoding ABC transporter ATP-binding protein; amino-acid sequence: MLTIRNFTKSYKGGKKAVDDLSLKVEPGDIYGFIGHNGAGKTTTLRAVVGVLDFEQGEIEIDGLSIRKDPVACKAKMAYIPDNPDLYDHLTGIQYLNFIGDLFGVSKADRERLIQKYSDAFQLTPHLGDMISSYSHGMKQKLAIISALIHEPKLFVLDEPFVGLDPKAAHTLKTIMAEVCSRGGAIFFSTHVLDTAEKLCNKIAIIKGGRLMAHGKTEEVRGENSLEDVFMELIDND
- a CDS encoding TetR/AcrR family transcriptional regulator, translated to MRVVKEAEERRNEILDAAAELFGQKGFDGTSTNDILGKVGIARGTLYYHFKSKEDIMDALIERTNAGMLEAAKQIAGDRSIPVIDRMLRVVMALNISNGGGSGSSEIMEHIHQPQNALMHQKVQKAVIAGVPPILAPIISEGIEQGLFNTEYPYECMEMVVVYATTIFDNDMIEMTEEMRMSRILAFIANVERLLGAKSGSLMSVMQMFGSAGEAGQGAGHE
- a CDS encoding ABC transporter ATP-binding protein: MKTIITGDNILKRYGTGERNVLDGVSAEIREGEFVSVMGPSGSGKSTLMFALSGMDRIDGGQVTFEGKDLALMNDDELADLRRTAMGFVFQQPTLMKNLNILDNIILPALRDNPRGAAAITNKARWLMQKVGIAELAKREITQASGGQLQRAGICRALMNSPRIIFGDEPTGALNQKSAEEIMDLLSAVNKEGTAVMLVTHDVTVAARTERIMFMCDGRIVSDLWLPKYSGEALEARMNKIAAKMREIGI
- a CDS encoding ABC transporter permease, which codes for MYYRIIRNDIRNSKASTLTTMIFVAAAAMLVSLSAILIVNLTGAIDTLMTRAKTPHFVQMHSGELDRERLKAFAEQNDKVSAWQILEFLNVEGARIAIDGRPLTDSVQDNGFSMQSAQFDYLLDLDGKVITVRDGEIYVPVSYLKDGSAKVGSIVQVEGTSLTVAGFLRDSQMNSLLASSKRFLVSPHDYVAILPFGSTEYLIEFRLKDLSTLSAFEADYTAAGLEANGPAITYTLFRILNAISDGLMIGVILLASVLVVIIAFLCIRFTLLATMESDYREIGVMKAIGLRVSDLRKIYLAKYAAIAAVGSLLGYALSFVFRGLLLENIRLYMGESGHALLAPVCGMIGIALVFLTIVAYVNRVLKRFRRISAVEAIRFGVSQDRPAGAGRWTLSGNRLLNTNVLLGIKDVLARKGLYITLLVVLILSSFIMIVPQNLYNTISSRSFITYMGIGDSDLRLDIQQTSGIPHKAAEIARAMEQDAAVTRQAVLTTRALKVRLDNGLEERIKVELGDHSVFPVAYSEGRGPQHADEIALSAVNAKELALKSGDTMTLVVDGEARKLTVCGIYSDVTNGGKTAKAVFTTDSAEAMWSTIYAKLADSSLTGSKVSEYAERFSYAKVSDIHEYVRQTFGSTISAAGKAAWTAIAVVLVINILITLLFMRMLVAKDRYSIAVLKSLGFRNSDLTAQYYTRSIVILLAGTLLGTLLANTLGQSLAGAVISSFGASTFRFVVNPLSAYVLCPLMMLGSVLIATIIGASGIGRIQISGNIKE